A window of Streptomyces sp. NBC_00102 contains these coding sequences:
- a CDS encoding CaiB/BaiF CoA-transferase family protein, whose product MSHPSPDPPGAAVKGPLDGVRVLELAGIGPGPFAAMLLADLGADVVRVDRPGPSPLGGDPARDVTNRNKRSVLIDLKSPEGPETVRALAARAEILVEGYRPGVAERLGVGPDECLAVNPALVYGRMTGWGQHGPLAARAGHDIGYIATAGTLSMIGTPDGPPALPANLLGDYAGGSLYLTTGVLAALLTARATGRGQVVDAAIVDGAAHLTAMFWGMLAEGTWQDARGRNPLDGGSPFYGVYETADGGWMAVGALEPQFYAVFVALLGLDGEDLPDRSDPGDWPELRAAFTARFKTATREEWTAVFEGTDACVAPVLTLREAAGHPHLAGRGTYTEAYGITQPAPAPRFSGTPGTLRLPPAVPGAHTPDVARDWDVPGLLKGHS is encoded by the coding sequence ATGAGCCACCCTTCCCCGGACCCGCCCGGCGCTGCCGTGAAAGGCCCTCTGGACGGCGTACGCGTGCTCGAACTGGCAGGGATCGGTCCTGGTCCGTTCGCCGCGATGCTCCTCGCCGACCTGGGTGCCGACGTGGTGCGCGTGGACCGTCCCGGCCCCTCGCCGCTCGGCGGCGATCCCGCCCGCGACGTGACCAACCGCAACAAGCGCTCGGTCCTGATCGACCTCAAATCGCCCGAAGGGCCGGAAACCGTAAGGGCGTTGGCCGCGCGCGCCGAGATCCTCGTGGAGGGCTACCGACCCGGTGTGGCCGAACGCCTCGGGGTCGGCCCCGACGAGTGCCTGGCCGTCAACCCCGCGCTGGTGTACGGCCGGATGACCGGCTGGGGCCAGCACGGACCTCTCGCCGCCAGGGCCGGACACGACATCGGCTACATCGCCACCGCCGGCACCCTGTCCATGATCGGCACCCCGGACGGGCCACCGGCCCTCCCCGCCAACCTGCTCGGCGACTACGCGGGCGGCTCCCTCTACCTGACCACCGGCGTCCTCGCCGCGCTGCTCACCGCCCGCGCCACCGGCCGGGGCCAGGTGGTGGACGCCGCCATCGTGGACGGCGCCGCACACCTCACCGCCATGTTCTGGGGGATGCTCGCCGAGGGCACCTGGCAGGACGCCCGGGGCCGCAACCCGCTCGACGGCGGCAGCCCCTTCTACGGCGTCTACGAGACCGCCGACGGCGGCTGGATGGCGGTCGGGGCGCTGGAACCGCAGTTCTACGCGGTGTTCGTCGCCCTGCTGGGTCTGGACGGAGAGGATCTGCCGGACCGCTCCGACCCGGGCGACTGGCCCGAGCTGAGGGCCGCGTTCACCGCACGCTTCAAGACCGCCACCCGCGAGGAGTGGACGGCCGTCTTCGAGGGCACCGACGCCTGCGTCGCACCCGTCCTCACGCTGCGCGAGGCGGCCGGGCATCCGCATCTGGCAGGGCGCGGCACCTACACCGAGGCGTACGGCATCACCCAGCCCGCTCCCGCGCCGAGATTCTCCGGCACCCCCGGCACCCTGCGGCTTCCCCCGGCCGTCCCCGGCGCGCACACCCCGGACGTGGCCCGCGACTGGGACGTACCCGGACTTCTGAAGGGTCACAGCTGA
- a CDS encoding LLM class F420-dependent oxidoreductase has product MELSSPLTYAGDPRAAADGAAALEAAGLDAVWVAEAYGFDSPTLMGYLAARTERMRIGSAILNVYSRTPALIAQTAAGLDAISGGRAVLGVGASGPQVVEGWHGRRYDRPLGRTREVIELSRRIWRREVIEHRGITELPLSPEKGGTLGKPLKLLNHPVRDTIPVYLAALGPANVKMAAEIADGWLPFLYVPEHAAEVWGRSLAEGAAARDPALGPLQVVAGGLLAIGDEAEAVRDLMRPTVALYVGGMGAPGRNFYHDLISAYGYESAAAAIQQHYLAGRKKDAEAAVPAELLERLCLAGPEGHVRDRVEAFREAGVTMLNVTPVGPDPVRLIEHVRSWL; this is encoded by the coding sequence ATGGAACTCTCCTCGCCCCTGACGTACGCCGGTGATCCGCGTGCCGCCGCGGACGGCGCCGCCGCCCTGGAGGCGGCGGGACTCGACGCCGTCTGGGTCGCCGAGGCCTACGGCTTCGACTCCCCGACGCTCATGGGATACCTCGCCGCGAGAACCGAGCGGATGCGGATCGGCTCGGCAATCCTCAACGTCTACTCGCGCACCCCCGCGCTGATCGCCCAGACCGCGGCCGGACTCGACGCCATCAGCGGAGGCCGCGCCGTCCTCGGCGTCGGCGCCTCCGGGCCGCAGGTCGTCGAGGGCTGGCACGGCCGCCGGTACGACCGACCGCTGGGCCGCACCCGCGAGGTGATCGAACTGTCCCGGCGGATCTGGCGGCGGGAGGTGATCGAGCACCGCGGCATCACCGAGCTGCCCCTGTCGCCGGAGAAGGGCGGCACCCTCGGCAAGCCGCTGAAACTGCTGAACCACCCGGTCCGCGACACGATCCCGGTCTACCTCGCGGCGCTCGGCCCGGCCAACGTCAAGATGGCCGCCGAGATCGCCGACGGCTGGCTGCCGTTCCTCTACGTCCCCGAGCACGCGGCCGAGGTCTGGGGCCGGTCGCTCGCCGAGGGCGCCGCCGCCCGCGATCCCGCGCTCGGCCCGCTCCAGGTCGTGGCCGGCGGACTGCTGGCCATCGGCGACGAGGCCGAGGCCGTCCGCGACCTGATGCGCCCCACCGTCGCCCTCTACGTCGGCGGCATGGGCGCCCCCGGCCGGAACTTCTACCACGACTTGATCAGCGCCTACGGCTACGAGTCGGCGGCGGCCGCCATCCAGCAGCACTACCTCGCGGGCCGCAAGAAGGACGCGGAGGCGGCCGTACCCGCGGAACTCCTGGAGCGGCTCTGCCTGGCCGGTCCCGAGGGACATGTACGCGACCGGGTCGAGGCGTTCCGCGAGGCGGGGGTGACGATGCTCAACGTCACCCCCGTCGGACCCGATCCCGTTCGTCTGATCGAGCACGTGAGGAGCTGGCTGTGA
- a CDS encoding acyl-CoA dehydrogenase family protein, whose translation MTFGRDLYGPDHEAFRETVRTFLAKESVPHHERWEKQGVVDREVWRSAGRQGLLGMAVAEEYGGGGSDDFRYSAVLIEELARAGASGPALSLHNDIVGPYLTRLADQEQKRRWLPGFVSGDIITAIAMTEPGAGSDLQGIRTTATDQGDHYLLNGAKTFISNGVLADLVIVVARTTPEGGSGGQSLLVVERGTAGFERGRNLDKIGQKAQDTAELSFTDVRVPKENLLGEENRAFVHLVENLAQERLAIAVGAAAGAERILEVTTRYVKEREAFGRPLARLQHIRFEIAEMATEAAVTRTFLDACVLEHSQGRLDAVHASMAKWWATELQKRTVDRCLQLHGGYGYMSEFPVAKAFLDSRVQTIYGGTTEIMKEIIGRSLLG comes from the coding sequence GTGACATTCGGACGCGACCTGTACGGACCCGACCACGAGGCGTTCCGCGAGACGGTGCGGACCTTCCTCGCCAAGGAGTCGGTTCCCCACCACGAACGCTGGGAGAAGCAGGGCGTCGTGGACCGTGAGGTGTGGCGATCGGCGGGCCGGCAGGGTCTGCTGGGCATGGCCGTCGCCGAGGAGTACGGCGGCGGAGGCAGCGACGACTTCCGTTACAGCGCCGTGCTCATCGAGGAGCTGGCCCGCGCCGGCGCCTCCGGGCCGGCCCTGAGCCTGCACAACGACATCGTCGGCCCGTACCTGACCCGGCTCGCCGACCAGGAGCAGAAACGCCGCTGGCTGCCCGGGTTCGTCTCCGGCGACATCATCACCGCCATCGCCATGACGGAACCCGGCGCCGGTTCCGACCTCCAGGGCATCCGCACCACCGCCACCGACCAGGGCGACCACTACCTGCTCAACGGCGCGAAGACCTTCATCTCCAACGGCGTTCTCGCCGACCTGGTGATCGTCGTCGCCCGTACCACCCCCGAGGGCGGCAGCGGCGGCCAGAGCCTGCTCGTCGTGGAACGCGGCACGGCGGGCTTCGAACGCGGCCGCAACCTCGACAAGATCGGCCAGAAAGCCCAGGACACCGCCGAGTTGTCGTTCACCGACGTGCGTGTTCCCAAGGAGAACCTGCTCGGCGAGGAGAACCGGGCCTTCGTCCACCTCGTGGAGAACCTCGCCCAGGAGCGGCTGGCCATCGCGGTCGGCGCCGCCGCCGGGGCCGAGCGGATCCTGGAGGTGACCACGCGGTACGTCAAGGAGCGCGAGGCGTTCGGCAGACCGCTGGCCCGGCTTCAGCACATCCGCTTCGAGATCGCCGAGATGGCCACCGAGGCGGCGGTCACCCGCACCTTCCTGGACGCTTGCGTCCTGGAGCACAGCCAGGGCCGGCTCGACGCCGTACATGCCTCGATGGCCAAGTGGTGGGCGACCGAACTGCAGAAGCGGACCGTCGACCGCTGCCTCCAACTCCACGGTGGATACGGCTACATGAGCGAGTTCCCGGTGGCGAAGGCGTTCCTCGACAGCCGTGTCCAGACCATCTACGGCGGCACCACCGAAATCATGAAGGAGATCATCGGCCGCTCGCTGCTCGGCTGA
- a CDS encoding acetyl-CoA C-acetyltransferase: MTSEAYVYDAIRTPRGRGKDDGALQGTKPIDLVVGLIHEILRRFPELDPATIDDIVLGVVSPVGDQGADIARTAALLAGLPETVAGVQENRFCASGLEAVNMAAMKVRSGWEDLVLAGGVESMSRVPMGSDGGAWALDPRTSHDTGFVPQGIGADLIATLEGFTRHDVDSYAALSQERAAAAWKEGRFDRSVVPVRDRNGLPVLDRDEHIRPGTTAESLAALRPSFAQSGQLGGFDAVALQKYHWVERIDHVHHAGNSSGIVDGAALVAVGSKEAGERHGLSPRARIVSAAVSGAEPTIMLTGPAPASRKALSRAGLTIEDIDLVEINEAFAAVVLRYVKDMGLSLDKVNVNGGAIALGHPLGATGAMILGTLVDELERRDQRYGLVTLCVGGGMGIATVVERL, translated from the coding sequence GTGACCAGCGAAGCGTACGTGTACGACGCGATCCGCACCCCGCGCGGTCGCGGCAAGGACGACGGGGCCCTGCAGGGCACGAAGCCGATCGACCTGGTCGTCGGCCTGATCCACGAGATCCTTCGCCGCTTCCCGGAACTCGACCCGGCGACGATCGACGACATCGTGCTCGGTGTGGTGAGCCCGGTGGGAGACCAGGGTGCGGACATCGCCCGTACCGCAGCCCTCCTCGCGGGTCTGCCGGAGACGGTGGCCGGAGTCCAGGAGAACCGCTTCTGCGCGTCCGGACTGGAGGCCGTCAACATGGCCGCCATGAAGGTCCGCTCGGGCTGGGAGGACCTGGTGCTCGCGGGCGGCGTCGAGTCCATGTCGCGCGTCCCGATGGGCAGCGACGGCGGTGCCTGGGCGCTGGACCCGCGCACCAGCCACGACACCGGATTCGTCCCGCAGGGCATCGGCGCCGACCTGATCGCCACCCTGGAAGGCTTCACCCGGCACGACGTGGACTCCTACGCGGCACTCTCCCAGGAGCGGGCCGCCGCGGCCTGGAAGGAGGGGCGCTTCGACCGCTCCGTCGTCCCCGTACGGGACCGCAACGGGCTGCCGGTCCTCGACCGGGACGAGCACATCCGGCCCGGCACCACCGCCGAGAGCCTGGCCGCGCTGAGGCCCTCCTTCGCGCAGTCCGGACAACTGGGCGGCTTCGACGCGGTGGCCCTGCAGAAGTACCACTGGGTCGAGAGGATCGACCACGTCCACCACGCCGGCAACTCCTCCGGCATCGTCGACGGCGCCGCCCTGGTCGCCGTCGGCAGCAAGGAGGCGGGAGAGCGCCACGGCCTGAGTCCACGCGCCCGGATCGTCTCCGCCGCAGTCTCCGGAGCCGAGCCCACCATCATGCTGACCGGGCCCGCGCCCGCCTCCCGCAAAGCGCTCTCCAGGGCCGGACTGACCATCGAGGACATCGACCTGGTCGAGATCAACGAGGCATTCGCCGCCGTCGTCCTCCGCTACGTCAAGGACATGGGACTGAGCCTGGACAAGGTCAACGTCAACGGCGGGGCCATCGCCCTCGGCCACCCCCTCGGCGCCACCGGCGCGATGATCCTCGGCACCCTCGTGGACGAACTGGAACGCCGCGACCAGCGGTACGGGCTCGTCACCCTGTGCGTGGGCGGCGGCATGGGCATCGCCACCGTCGTCGAACGTCTCTGA
- a CDS encoding 3-hydroxyacyl-CoA dehydrogenase NAD-binding domain-containing protein, whose amino-acid sequence MDTTARPSTIRWEESDDHVVTLVLDDPDQAVNTMNAAFIDSLDAVAARLWTARDTVRGVIVTSAKKSFFAGGDLRDLVSVTPETAGASYEAGMRVKRSLRVLETLGKPVVAAINGAALGGGYEIALACHHRVVLDAPGAAVGLPEVTLGLLPGGGGVTRTVRMFGVADALHKVLLEGTRYAPARALEAGLVDEIAARPDELLARARAFIDSHPVSAQPWDAPGYRIPGGTPADPALAAQLPALTAMLKSRTGGAPGPAPRNILAAAVESSQVDVDTSFAVEAGYLTELVTGQIAKNMIQAFFDLRAVDHGAGRPQGIEPREVTRVAVLGAGMMGAGIAHSCAAAGLDVVLKDLTAQAAAKGKSYSEKLCARAVFRGTSTREKTEALLARITPTGDVQDLAGCDVVIEAVFEDTALKHQVFHEIREVVAQDALLCSNTSTLPITTLAEGVQRPQDFIGLHFFSPVDRMPLVEIIKGGKTGDEALARAFDLVRRIGKTPIVVNDSRGFFTSRVIGHFIDEGVAMVGEGIDPASVEQAAAQAGYPAKVLNLMDELTLTLPRKIREENRRAVESAGRTWEPHPADTVVDRMIDEFNRPGRSGGAGFYDYADGRRTGLWPGLREHFTDPAKQPADLTGMMERMLFVEALDAVRCLEEGVLVSVADANIGSLLGIGFPPWTGGVLQYVNGYQGGLPGFVARARELAQEHGERFAPPALLVRKAEQGETFTDA is encoded by the coding sequence ATGGACACCACCGCAAGGCCTTCCACCATCCGCTGGGAAGAGTCCGACGACCATGTCGTCACCCTCGTCCTGGACGACCCCGACCAGGCCGTCAACACCATGAACGCCGCGTTCATCGACTCGCTGGACGCCGTCGCCGCGCGGCTCTGGACCGCCCGCGACACCGTCCGGGGCGTCATCGTCACCTCCGCCAAGAAGAGCTTCTTCGCCGGGGGCGACCTGCGCGACCTGGTGTCCGTCACCCCGGAGACCGCCGGAGCGTCCTACGAGGCCGGTATGCGGGTCAAGCGCTCGCTGCGGGTCCTGGAGACGCTGGGCAAGCCGGTCGTCGCCGCGATCAACGGCGCCGCCCTGGGCGGTGGCTACGAGATAGCCCTCGCCTGTCACCACCGTGTGGTGCTGGACGCCCCCGGCGCCGCGGTCGGGCTCCCCGAAGTCACCCTGGGCCTGCTGCCGGGCGGCGGCGGAGTGACCCGCACGGTCCGCATGTTCGGCGTGGCGGACGCACTGCACAAGGTCCTCCTGGAGGGAACCCGGTACGCACCGGCGCGCGCCCTCGAGGCCGGACTGGTCGACGAGATCGCCGCCCGTCCGGACGAACTCCTCGCCAGAGCCCGGGCGTTCATCGACAGCCACCCGGTCTCGGCGCAGCCCTGGGACGCGCCCGGATACCGCATCCCCGGCGGTACCCCCGCCGACCCGGCACTCGCCGCACAACTTCCCGCCCTCACCGCGATGCTGAAGAGCAGGACGGGCGGTGCCCCCGGTCCGGCGCCGCGCAACATCCTCGCGGCGGCCGTGGAAAGCTCCCAGGTCGACGTGGACACCTCCTTCGCCGTGGAGGCCGGTTACCTCACGGAACTGGTCACCGGGCAGATCGCCAAGAACATGATCCAGGCGTTCTTCGACCTGCGGGCGGTCGACCACGGAGCCGGCCGTCCCCAGGGCATCGAGCCGCGCGAGGTGACCCGGGTGGCCGTGCTCGGCGCGGGGATGATGGGCGCCGGCATCGCCCACTCCTGCGCCGCCGCCGGACTCGACGTCGTCCTCAAGGACCTCACCGCACAGGCGGCGGCGAAGGGGAAGAGCTACTCGGAGAAGCTCTGCGCCAGGGCGGTCTTCCGAGGGACGTCCACCCGGGAGAAGACGGAAGCCCTCCTGGCGCGCATCACCCCCACCGGCGACGTCCAGGACCTGGCCGGCTGCGACGTGGTGATCGAGGCCGTCTTCGAGGACACCGCCCTCAAGCACCAGGTGTTCCACGAGATCCGGGAGGTCGTCGCCCAGGACGCGCTGCTCTGCTCCAACACCTCCACCCTCCCCATCACCACCCTCGCCGAGGGGGTACAACGGCCCCAGGACTTCATCGGCCTGCACTTCTTCTCACCGGTCGACAGAATGCCGCTGGTGGAGATCATCAAGGGCGGGAAGACCGGGGACGAGGCGCTGGCCCGCGCCTTCGACCTGGTGCGCCGCATCGGGAAGACCCCGATCGTGGTCAACGACTCGCGGGGCTTCTTCACCTCCCGGGTCATCGGCCACTTCATCGACGAGGGTGTCGCCATGGTCGGCGAGGGCATCGACCCGGCCTCCGTCGAACAGGCCGCGGCCCAGGCCGGCTATCCGGCCAAGGTCCTCAACCTGATGGACGAACTCACCCTGACCCTCCCGCGGAAGATCCGCGAGGAGAACCGCCGCGCGGTCGAGTCGGCCGGCCGCACCTGGGAGCCGCACCCGGCCGACACGGTGGTGGACCGCATGATCGACGAGTTCAACCGCCCCGGCCGTTCCGGTGGCGCGGGTTTCTACGACTACGCGGACGGCAGACGCACCGGGCTCTGGCCGGGGCTGCGCGAGCACTTCACCGATCCCGCGAAGCAACCCGCCGACCTGACCGGGATGATGGAGCGGATGCTCTTCGTCGAGGCCCTGGACGCGGTGCGCTGCCTGGAGGAGGGTGTGCTGGTCTCCGTCGCGGACGCCAACATCGGCTCGCTGCTCGGCATCGGCTTCCCGCCGTGGACCGGAGGCGTGCTCCAGTACGTCAACGGCTACCAGGGCGGCCTGCCCGGCTTCGTGGCCCGCGCGCGCGAGCTGGCACAGGAGCACGGCGAGCGTTTCGCCCCGCCCGCACTGCTTGTGCGCAAGGCCGAACAGGGCGAGACCTTCACCGACGCCTGA
- a CDS encoding long-chain fatty acid--CoA ligase — protein MTTAPRTTGDLPGAPADRTLPQLLARNAREYPRLPGISWRSAEREGGWTTFDWSEIEEHTRKLAAGYAALGVGRGDRVLLMMSNRPEHWLSDLALVRLGAVPVSVYGTAAPEQITHIARNCRALLAVLEGAAQVAVWERLLADAGTPLERLVVAEEGSEGSHFPYAALLREPVPERFAKELDTARPDDPLTVVYTSGTSGEPKGVVLTHRHIMSNALALDAVVELPPHVEHICYLPFAHIAERMLGIYLPCHRASHVYLCADPTGVAAVVREVRPAQFFGVPRIWEKLSATVRGLLSLMPAEQLTVIEGAFEIARTHVGYRERGETPPVELEERYARVRADVLLPMLAAGGLDRVTWAASASAPMSVDVVRFWAGFGIVIMDAWGLTETTGVATSNSPRAGFRLGSVGRPVESVEIRLAEDGEILVRGSSVFSGYLQPDGSVKSALDAEGWLATGDIGRTDEDGYLWLTDRKKEMIITSTGKNVSPALVENTLKEHPLIGQAMVYGDNRSYLVALLVLDAEAAPVWAAANGIEAAGGPAGLAGLAGHPAVRAEVDRAVDAANSRLNRSEQVKRYELLAEEWGPGTGELTPSLKMRRRVIRDKYADALSGLYQG, from the coding sequence ATGACAACAGCACCCCGCACCACCGGCGACCTGCCCGGCGCACCGGCCGACCGGACGTTGCCGCAGCTGCTGGCCCGCAACGCACGCGAGTACCCCCGACTCCCCGGAATCTCCTGGCGGTCGGCGGAGAGGGAGGGCGGCTGGACGACGTTCGACTGGTCGGAGATCGAGGAGCACACCCGTAAACTCGCCGCCGGCTACGCGGCCCTCGGTGTCGGGCGCGGCGACCGCGTCCTGCTGATGATGTCCAACCGTCCCGAGCACTGGCTGTCCGACCTCGCACTGGTACGGCTCGGTGCCGTACCCGTCAGCGTCTACGGCACCGCCGCCCCCGAGCAGATCACCCACATCGCCCGCAACTGCCGCGCACTCCTCGCCGTGTTGGAGGGAGCCGCCCAGGTTGCCGTGTGGGAGAGGCTGCTCGCCGACGCCGGCACACCGCTGGAGCGACTGGTGGTGGCGGAGGAGGGCTCGGAGGGCAGCCACTTCCCGTACGCCGCCCTGCTCCGCGAACCCGTACCCGAGCGGTTCGCCAAGGAACTGGACACCGCCCGCCCCGACGACCCGCTGACCGTCGTCTACACCTCCGGCACCAGCGGCGAACCCAAGGGTGTCGTACTGACGCATCGTCACATCATGTCCAACGCACTGGCCTTGGACGCGGTGGTCGAGCTTCCCCCGCACGTCGAGCACATCTGCTACCTGCCCTTCGCGCACATCGCCGAACGGATGCTCGGCATCTACCTGCCCTGCCACCGAGCCTCGCACGTCTACCTCTGTGCCGACCCCACGGGCGTCGCCGCCGTGGTGCGCGAGGTGCGTCCCGCGCAGTTCTTCGGTGTGCCGAGGATCTGGGAGAAGCTTTCCGCCACCGTGCGCGGGCTCCTCTCGCTGATGCCGGCCGAGCAACTCACCGTCATCGAGGGGGCCTTCGAGATTGCCCGCACGCATGTCGGGTACCGCGAGCGTGGCGAGACGCCGCCCGTGGAGCTGGAGGAGAGGTACGCCCGCGTCCGCGCGGACGTGCTGCTGCCCATGCTGGCCGCGGGAGGTCTGGACCGGGTGACCTGGGCGGCCAGTGCGTCCGCGCCCATGTCCGTCGACGTGGTGAGGTTCTGGGCGGGCTTCGGCATCGTCATCATGGACGCCTGGGGTCTGACCGAGACCACCGGAGTGGCCACCAGCAACAGCCCCCGGGCCGGTTTCCGGCTCGGCTCCGTGGGGCGGCCCGTGGAGTCCGTGGAGATCCGCCTCGCCGAGGACGGCGAGATCCTGGTACGCGGTTCGTCCGTCTTCTCCGGCTACCTCCAGCCCGACGGCTCGGTGAAGTCCGCCCTGGACGCCGAGGGGTGGCTGGCCACCGGCGACATCGGCCGGACGGACGAGGACGGCTACCTCTGGCTCACCGACCGGAAGAAGGAGATGATCATCACCTCCACCGGCAAGAACGTCTCGCCGGCGCTGGTGGAGAACACGCTCAAGGAACACCCACTGATCGGCCAGGCGATGGTGTACGGCGACAACCGCTCGTACCTGGTCGCCCTGTTGGTACTCGACGCGGAGGCCGCCCCCGTCTGGGCCGCGGCCAACGGAATCGAGGCCGCCGGCGGGCCGGCAGGTCTGGCCGGTCTGGCCGGGCACCCCGCCGTCCGGGCGGAGGTGGACCGGGCGGTCGACGCCGCCAACTCCCGGCTCAACCGCAGCGAGCAGGTCAAGCGGTACGAGCTGCTGGCCGAGGAGTGGGGTCCGGGGACAGGCGAGCTGACCCCGTCGCTGAAGATGCGGCGACGGGTCATCCGGGACAAGTACGCCGACGCGCTCTCCGGGCTGTACCAGGGCTGA
- a CDS encoding acyl-CoA dehydrogenase family protein, giving the protein MGSRLTEEQADFVAAVRDFAKRECGTREQRDALTSGGREAHNPELYGRLAGLGWLGVCLPEEYGGSGGALADACLFLEETSYGMVPAGGFVTTVIAAKAYEKFGTERQRREVLSGVVRGEVLSIAMSEPGAGSDVGALRCRARQEADGTWVIDGQKTWISNAHVARHILLVARTGESKHGGLTMFHLPAGTAGVEVRRIDTMGGREVNDVFLTGVRLPADAVVGDVDSGWAQLMAGLNHERLFLAANMLGLARRAFDDTVAYVREREQFGRPVGSFQALRHRIADLATEIECTRLLVRETALDCDAQPDRLFPREASMAKLKATELAKRAALEGMQMMGGYGYTTEFDMERHLRAAVVSTVYGGTSEIQRDVIGKTYGL; this is encoded by the coding sequence ATGGGCAGTCGCCTCACCGAAGAACAGGCCGATTTCGTCGCGGCCGTCCGCGATTTCGCCAAGCGGGAGTGCGGCACCCGGGAGCAGCGCGACGCGCTGACCTCGGGTGGCCGGGAAGCCCACAACCCCGAGCTGTACGGCAGGCTCGCCGGCCTGGGCTGGCTCGGGGTGTGTCTGCCCGAGGAGTACGGCGGTTCCGGCGGCGCCCTGGCCGATGCCTGCCTCTTCCTGGAGGAGACCTCGTACGGAATGGTTCCGGCGGGGGGCTTCGTGACCACCGTCATCGCGGCCAAGGCGTACGAGAAGTTCGGCACCGAGCGGCAGCGGCGGGAGGTGCTGTCCGGCGTGGTGCGCGGCGAGGTGCTCTCCATCGCGATGTCGGAGCCGGGGGCCGGGTCGGACGTCGGCGCGCTGCGCTGCCGGGCCCGGCAGGAGGCGGACGGTACGTGGGTGATCGACGGCCAGAAGACCTGGATCTCCAACGCGCACGTGGCGCGGCACATCCTGCTGGTGGCGCGTACCGGTGAGTCCAAGCACGGCGGCCTGACCATGTTCCATCTGCCCGCCGGCACCGCGGGTGTGGAGGTGCGGCGTATCGACACCATGGGCGGCCGCGAGGTCAACGACGTCTTCCTCACCGGTGTGCGGCTGCCCGCCGACGCGGTGGTGGGGGACGTGGACTCCGGGTGGGCGCAGTTGATGGCGGGTCTCAATCATGAGCGGCTCTTCCTGGCCGCGAACATGCTGGGACTGGCGCGCCGCGCCTTCGACGACACGGTCGCCTACGTCCGCGAACGCGAGCAGTTCGGCCGGCCGGTCGGCTCCTTCCAGGCGCTGCGACACCGGATCGCCGACCTCGCCACCGAGATCGAGTGCACCCGTCTGCTGGTGCGGGAGACGGCCCTGGACTGCGACGCGCAGCCGGACAGGCTCTTCCCCCGCGAGGCATCGATGGCGAAGCTGAAGGCGACCGAGCTGGCGAAGCGGGCCGCGCTGGAGGGGATGCAGATGATGGGCGGCTACGGCTACACCACGGAGTTCGACATGGAGCGCCACCTGCGGGCGGCGGTGGTCTCCACGGTCTACGGCGGCACCAGCGAGATCCAGCGGGACGTCATCGGCAAGACCTACGGCCTCTGA
- a CDS encoding TetR/AcrR family transcriptional regulator, translated as MRTDTNDSRSAPVTTRAEESEDPTARRILDGALEQFTLLGLRRSSVDDVAKRAGVSRVTVFRRFQTKDKLVEATLLRELGRFFQRLDAAVAVLPTMEERVVEGFVVALRHTRAHPLFGGLLRLEPELVLPYLTVQGAFTLSATVTYLTAHLRRAQQAEGRPDEDPQPVAELMVRVAVSFLLNPASCIEMEDEDQARAFARRYLAPLLDA; from the coding sequence ATGAGAACTGACACGAACGACTCGCGGTCCGCCCCGGTCACCACCCGGGCGGAGGAGTCCGAGGACCCCACGGCACGACGGATCCTCGACGGTGCACTGGAACAGTTCACCCTCCTGGGGCTCCGCCGCTCCTCCGTCGACGACGTCGCCAAGCGGGCCGGAGTCTCCCGCGTCACCGTCTTCCGGCGCTTCCAGACCAAGGACAAGCTGGTCGAAGCCACCCTGCTGCGCGAGCTCGGCCGGTTCTTCCAGCGGCTGGACGCGGCGGTGGCGGTACTGCCGACCATGGAAGAGCGGGTGGTCGAGGGTTTCGTGGTCGCCCTGCGCCACACCCGCGCCCACCCGCTCTTCGGCGGCCTGCTGCGTCTCGAACCCGAGCTGGTGCTCCCTTACTTGACCGTGCAGGGTGCCTTCACGCTCTCCGCCACCGTCACCTATCTGACGGCCCATCTGCGCCGCGCCCAGCAGGCCGAGGGCCGGCCCGACGAGGACCCGCAGCCGGTCGCCGAACTCATGGTGCGGGTCGCGGTGTCGTTCCTGCTCAACCCCGCCAGCTGTATCGAGATGGAGGACGAGGACCAGGCCCGGGCCTTCGCCCGCCGCTACCTGGCCCCGCTGCTGGACGCCTGA